The segment GGCCCGGCCCAAGGCCGACCCCATGGCCAGGAGGAGGCGACAGGAGGGTGAGAGTGAGCCACCAGTAACACGAGTGGCCGACGTGGTGACCCCTCTATGGACAGTGCCCTATGCTGAGCAGCTTGAGCGGAAGCAGCTGGAGTGCGAGCAGGTGCTGCAGAAACTTGCCAAGTGAGTGTGGGCACAAGACACCCCTCCTCGCCAGGGCTCTGCCCGGCCCTGTGCTTCCTCAGCCTGCCCATGCACCAGTTGGGAGGCCCAGCACAGGATCTGGCGGCCCCTTTGGGAGCTTGCCAGCGAGACACCCATGTCACAGTGGGCACAATGACATCCCAAAGGAGGGGTCAGGAGCCTGGACatttggggagtggggagtggccTGGCATGGGTGGGGGGCAGTAGGTGGAGTCCAACCACAGATCTGCTCCTCTTACAGGGAAATCGGGAGCACCAACCGTGCCTTGCTGCCCTGGCTGCTCGAGCAGAGGCACAAGCACAACAAGGCCTGCTGCCCGCTGGAGGGGGTCAGGCCATCACCCCAGCAGGTCAGGCTAGACTTCGGTGGCCACAAACCCCTATCCTGGGTTTTGAAAAACTTTGCTTTTGCTCACCCTTCCTGTTGATCTCCCTGCTTTGTGTCTTATTCTGGTAACTTATCACATAGTTGTCAGCTGTTCCTCTTGTTTGACTGCCAGCCCCTGTGGGGAAATCAGGGTTTCCAGGCACAAGCGCTGGGCAGCCAGGGTAAGGTGCAGCTGTCTCTCCCTGCAGACTGAGTATCGTAATAAGTGTGAGTTTCTGGTTGGCGTCGGGGTGGATGGGGAGGATAACACCGTGGGCTGTCGGCTCGGCAAGTACAAGGGCGGGACATGTGCTGTGGCAGCCCCGTTTGACACCGTGCACATCCCCGAAGCCACCAAGCAGGTGGTGAAGGCCTTCCAGGAGTTCATCCGGTGAGGACCTGTGACGGGGCTCCTGGGAAGTCCTATGTGGTGTGGGAGCAGAGGGTGGTGATCCTGCCCCGGGAATTCTGGAGTGCCTGCCACTTCAGCCAGATGAAGGAAGGTGTGGCCAGAGGAGAGAGCAGGGGGACTGCTTGCCCAGTTGTGGGCACTCAGGCCAGCTCGTGATTCCCACAGGTCCACTCCATACTCGGCATACGACCCAGAGACATACACAGGCCACTGGAAGCAGCTGACTGTGCGCACCAGCCGCCGCCGCCAGGCCATGGCCATTGCCTACTTCCACCCCCAGGTCTCAATGGGGGCCCTGCCGGGGGAGGGTGCCTAGCCTGGGTGGGACTCAGCACAGCCTGATGGGAACTTTGCACCActtactccagaagctgagcccTGAAGAACTGGCAGAGCTGAAGGCCTCCCTAGCGCAGCACTTCACAGCAGGGCCAGGCAGGGCCAGTGGAGTGACCTGCCTCTACTTCGTGGAGGAGGGACAGCGGTAAGGAGCCCGAGTGGGGCGGGGCAGGTCCCTGCAGGGACTGTGACACTGAAGGACCTGCACCTCCGCCCACAGAAAGACTCCTAGCCAGGAGGGCCTGCCCCTGGAGCATGTGGCTGGGGACCGGTGCATCCATGAGGACCTGCTAGGGCTGACATTCCGGATCTCTCCGCACGCCTTCTTCCAGGTAGTCCTGAGTCCCTGGTGGGCATGGGGACATGTTGAGGGAGGCCTGACACACCATCAGGACGTGATGGGAATAGTGGGCTCAGGCGGTGAGGTTTGGGGGAGCATCCAGGCAGGGGAGCCACAGGGGAGGGTGAAGTAGGAAAGAGGTTGGTCATCACTGATTTGACTCGGGACAACCTAGAGGTACACACGGCAGTGGTCCTTGTCACAGGGAGGATGAGGAGTGGCCCTCAGTGCATTACCACAGGGCGCTGCTCTGGGCTCGGCAGGAGGTAGGCCATGGTGGCCTCTGGGCTGGGAAATACTGTTTCACTCTCTGCTCACTGCTGCAGGAAGGCTGTGGGGACCTGGAGGAGCcctgtttttggagacaggcctGGCAGGACCTCCTggagggccaggtgtgggggtgggagTTGCAGTTGGGTGATTCCAGGGGCCCTGGTGTGAGTTGTGGGAGGCAAAGCCCCCTTGCTGGGGCAGGGAAGGTGCAGTCTATTGGCCTGTGGGACCTCGTGACCCCTCAACCAAGTGGGGCAAGGAGGAGGCTGTGCTTAGCACGGGCTTGGCTTTTAAAGCCAGGGGCTGGGTGAGGGCATCAGCAAGGCTGGTCCAAGGTGGGGTCAGGGAAGACGTTGGGCACCATAGTGGGGAGTGGGCGCCGGAGGTCCCAGCAGGATGGAGGGACCAGGAATGTGGGCCTCAGGGGGCGCCAGTGGCACCCCGAGAGGAGCCACTGACATCCTGGGCACCGCCTGCCCCCAGGTGAACACACCTGCAGCCGAGGTGCTCTACACAGTCATCCAGGACTGGGCCCAGCTGGATGCAGGGAGCACGGTGCTGGACGTGTGCTGTGGCACTGGCACCATTGGCCTGGCCCTGGCCCGGGTGAGCCCTCCTGCCCTGCTGAGGgcaccctctccccaccccaagaCCCCCATTGACCCCAGCTCGAAGGTACCGCAGCTGACTCCATCATGCCCAAGGCCCAGCTCCTCTTTGCTGCCCACAGGGCCCCATGCACTCCCCTCCCTGGGTGGGGCGACACCATGCTTTCCTGTTTCAGAAGGTAAAGAGGGTCATTGGGGTCGAGTTATGCCCAGAGGCCGTGGAGGACGCCCGGGTGAATGCCCAGGACAATGGTGAGTGGCAAGGccgtgggtgggggtggggatgggggcggGGATGGGGGCAGCCGCCACCCCTGCTGCAAGCCTCAGCCATGGCCAGGGCTTGGGGGCTGCCCGACAGGTACAGCAAGTGAGCAAGCTCTTTGGCTAGGGGTTCCCCAGGGCTGGCCCTGCTGGGAGGGCATGTGGCCCTCTGACAGGCCACGGTGCCATCTCTTCAGAGTTGAGTAATGTGGAGTTCCACTGTGGGAGGGCCGAGGACCTGGTGCCCACCCTGGTGAGCAGACTGGCCTCCCAACACCTCGTGGCCATCCTGGACCCACCCCGTGCTGGCTTGCGTGAGTGGCTTTTGCTTAAGGAGGTGGCACGGGAACGAGGACACATGGGGTGGCTCACCATGTTGTGCACTCTCTGGCTGTGGGGACCCAGCTGGTGTTTGCCTCCTCAGATTCCAAGGTGATCCTGGCCATCCGCAGAGCTGAGAACCTCAGGCGGCTGCTGTACGTCTCATGCAACCCCCGGGCAGCCATGGGCAACTTTGTGGAGTGAGTGTCTGCAGGGGCCTGGGTGGGGGCTAGGCCTGGCACCAAGCCCCCAGCTCCCACAGGAGCCCCTGATTAGCCTATCGGCTGACCTTGGCGCCCTCCTTTTCCCCCCACAGCCTCTGCAGAGCCCCATCTAACCGGGTGAAGGGCATTCCCTTCCGGCCGGTCAAGGCTGTGCCAGTGGACCTGTTCCCGCAGACCCCTCACTGTGAGATGCTCATCCTGTTCGAGAGGGTGGAGCACCCCAATGGCACAGGGGTCTTGGGGCCCCACAGCCCTCCAGCTCAACCCACACCAGGACCCCCAGATGACACCCAAGAAACTGGGGCCTTCCCCTCATCCTAGGCCCAGGACCCATCATGGGGACAGGAGCTGAAGGGCTCCCAGGGCCCCAGGGGCGGGGAAGGCATGGCTTGCTGGCCAGGATATTCAGAGGTAGGCAGCCAAAGGGCACAGACCAGAATTGGCCTGCTGCTAGGGGCCAGGGGCCCTGACCAGGAAGGCAGGTGGGCTCCTGCAGCCTGTTCCCCATCCCCAGGGCCTTTGTGGACTAGCCAAGGCCGTGAGGGCCAGAATAAACAACTGCTCAACAAAGGGTGTTTCTGTGATGAGAACCAGGGTCTGAACACAGGGCCAGGGTGCCAGGGAAAGGGCCAGACTAGGCCTAGGCAGCTCTGCAAGCCTCTCTGCATGGCTGGGGGAGTCAGGGCAGAgcttactttaaaaaagaatgttggATTTGATACTTAAACTTGAGGAGAGGCAAAGACAAGTCTGGGAACTGCACCAGCTGGGGGGGGGAATGGGGTGAACACTGGGCACAGTTGGCCCCTCTGTGGGCAGCCTGGCCCTCAGCCCGGCAGAGAGGGCATCAACCAAGGAAGGGGCCATGCTGGGGTGCTGCTCAGCTGTTACAAAGGCAGGGTCCAGCCTGCAGGGAGGCTCCAGGAGGAGATCTGGCCAGTCAAGGGTCCACAGGGTGCCAGCCTCTCACTCTCAGAATAAAGACATCAGCCATTCCCTTCTGGACAGTTTGCTTTATGCGTTCAGACAATCGAGGCTCGCCTTCCAGGCGCAGCCCAGTGCCCTGGATGGCATCAGCACAGGCTCCCCTGCCCTGGCCTTGAAGCATGGCTGTGTACACGATTCACACCCACGCTTAGCAGATGGGGAGGGGGGGGAGGGGGCACAGAGACCACAAGAGTATGGCAACACCTGCTGTGGTGGTGCCTGGGAACAGCAAGACACAGCGAGGCTCCCCAGTCTTTAGGGGAACACATGTGCACGAAGCTTTGGTTCACAGGCGCATCTGGCTGGCTAAGGGCAACAGTCACAGTCAAATGACTATTCACAGCTGCAGACAGGAGGCAAGACAGAAGCAAGTGTCTAATTATAGCAATTTGAGTTGagggtttcttttttaaaggtcAACAGAAGCCAACCTTGGTCACACAGGTAGTGAGGGAAGGATATGTTGTGGGCGGCCCACAGGCCAACATTGTtttcctgacaaaaaaaaaaaaaaagcgccatCAGTACCACCTGTGGGAGGCATGGTGGGGGACAGACATGGCAGAACGCTGGACTCTTGCTTCAGATGGCGCACCAAAAGCACACGGCACTCTGCACAGGTGCCAATGCACTTGATGCAATGGTGGCATCAAGGCCAGCCTTTGAGCACACCCTGGTGCCTCAGACTCAGGCAGGAACACACTCCATCCCACACCCACCCATACGGGCCACCAGTCGAGAAGCAAGCTGGGCACCTGGCAGCTGCCTTTGACATCCAGAGAAGCCGCTGTCACAGGCAACAGCTCTGGATCAAGAATGGGCTACACTGAAGGCCCTTGCTTCCTGTTTAAACAAGTCCACTTGCTAAAATGCATGATTCCAAATCTACCTTCTACTCTCACTGTAAAAGTCTTTCAAAATGCTAAAATATCACAAAAGCTTTAAAATTCAATGGGTGGACATATGGACTCGACTGcaaaaaatctttgtaaaaaactGTTGCCGGAGGCCAGGAAAGGCAGGGAGGGCCTCAGTATCCAGAAAGGCGCTTTTAGGGCATTAAGACTTCATCAGAAAAAGGGGCCCTAGGAGGCCAGGGCAACTCTGGGAGGTGGCAGGACGTCATCCTTGCTGGCATCGTGTCCAGACTGGAGAGGGACCACCTTGATGGTTTGCCTCCAATCCCAGAAAGGTAGTTCTGATGCTAAAATTCTGTTTAAGCCAAAAggtttaaaatattctttctgttctacctTTTCAAAGAGTGAGGGCAGGGCACCATGTGCACTTCCTGACCAGGTCCCTGCAGCAGCCCTGCAGGCGCCCTGGGCACATGGGCCACCTGGCATCACGGGCCAGCCACAGGACTCAGCCATCCCCTCATCTGTCATCCAAGCATCATGTGTCGTCAGTGCATATTACATACTAAAATTCGTGAAAGCCTTCATAAAAAGAGCCTGCAGCAGGTGCACAGAAGCAGGGTCCACCACTGTCCACAGTCACCAGCTGCCACTGGTGCAGTCGCTGAGTTCATCCATTCAGGCCTGGAGCTTTCCAGGGAGAGCTGCTGCTCCACATGTGTGCTGTGTGGCCATGGCTGTCCCTGTACACCAGAGCGTCCACCCTAAGGCCAGGCCCACAGGTTGGCCACAGGGAAGGAGCTTGGGTTGGAGGCCTGACACTGTGGTGCACGATGCATGACTGCTGGTCTCCTCAGAAGTGCCACTGGCAGCCCCCGCGCCCTGGCCCGTGCCACCTCCCTCACACGTCCACGGTGCACAGGGGCTCACCGCCAGGCTGGGCGGACGCCACAATGGACATCTTGGGCTTCTTTCGAGTCTCCTCCTGAAAGAACAACAAAGGTCAGGGGTACCAGTGAGGTGGGCTCGGCAGAGGCTCAGGAGGGCACAAGCTGGAGGAAGAGCCCAGCAGATCATGCCAGGAGGCTCTGGAGCCCCAAGGGCACAGTGCTTCTGATGCCAGGCTAGGAAGAGCAGGGAAGGCCTGAGGCAGGCCAGCCTGAGACTGCAGAGGCCCCCTGGATTGCCATCAGAGCACAACATGTGCAGCCTCCCTGGCAATCAGGACATGTACCAAGAAGTGAAGAATTTTGGGTGCAGTTACAGGGACGGGCCAGGCCTCCCCACTGGGTGTTCCTCCCTTGCTCGGCTTCTGCTTGCCCCAGGCCCAGCCAGGAGCACTGTGTCCTGCACCTGCTGCCCTTGAGCCCCACAGCCCCTCTTCCGACCAGGGGCAAACCGGGCAGTCCCACTGGCTCCAGGAGGCCAAGCCCCACCCCAGGGAGCAGCGAGGGACCTGCTGGCCTGGGTGGCAGCAGATAGGTCCTGGGGCTCTCACCCAGGCCAGGGGACTGCCACACTTAAGAAAGCTCCCACCCagaaggcccaggtgggcaggtcACGCCGTGGCCACACAGACGATGCCTGAGGACAGAAGACACCACTGCCAGCCTGACAGGCCCCTCTTTGAGTGGGGTTCCCAAGGTGGCTTTAGGAGGCTTCATCAGGACCAAGCCCTACAGATTCAACCCTGGCAGGTGCACTGACCTACCTCCAAACACCCAGGGAGGACATGGGACACAGGCGGCCCACCAAGGCTGTGACCTTCATGGTCCACCAACAGGCTGGCCTGCCAGCTCTCTAACAACAGAACCAAAACTGAAGTGATTTATAAAAGTATCACACATGTTGAAGCTCAAAGAAAAGCCTGTATCTGATTTTGGAAGGAGGATCCAAGCATTTCCAAGGTGTCAGCTAAGGCACAGGTCCTGGGGTTTGCTGTCCCTTCACAGCTGCCACAGGAATGGCTGTGGCCCGGCAGCTCTCCCGCTAGGGTGGCACTCACCCTCTCCTCGGCCAGCCTCTTCATCTCCTCTTGGAGCTTGCTGAGGATGTGCAGGTTGGGCTTGTTTTTCTTGGCATACTGCTGCAGCTCAATCACACTCTTGTCCGACGTCTCCTGGGAAGTATAGCACCTCACGCTCAGGACTGCAGGCTGTAGTTCTACGGCTGCCCGCTGCCCAGCAGCTGTGTGCCTGGGACCCTGAAGGCAGGCGTGCCCAGGGTCTGGCAGACACAAAACAGCCAGGAGCCGTGGCAACATAACTGCATGCTGACTGGCCCGCCTCAGTGATGCCAGGCCCACTGACAGCAGCGGAGAGCGAGAGGCAGTCCACAGCTGCCAGGCCTTTCTGCCCACACCATGCCACTTATATGGCCTCCTGCCATGGGCAGAGTAGGGAAGTGAGGTGCTTGTGGTGCCCAGAGTCCTCATCAAGGAGAGAAACCAGAGTGTGGCCGCAGCCAGTAAGAATAGCACGCTGCAGCCCAGCCCATCAGCCCCAGGCACTGAGTTCTCTGCACACTCCATGAATGCAGAGCAGCATCAGGCTGGCCTCAGCCCCTTCCCGTCTTAGGCTAGCCCCAAGGGTGTTGTGGTTCCTCGGGATGCCAGAGCTCCCCCAAGCTGTGGCTGTGCCAGGCTGGGACTTTTCCTCCTCCTGCTCAGGGAAgtttcccacccctggcccagAGTGGGGCTTGCCTTCTCTCCCTCCGTCAGAGCCAAGGACCATGCACAGCAAAGGCAGAAGCAAGTGCTACCTACATTTCAACTTGCTTCCCAAAAATGTCTCTCCTCAAGTTCCTTAACACGCCCTGGTGGCCCATGTGGGCTCCCTCACCCTCCCTTATCATGTCCAGAGTAAAGGCCTCTTCAGGGACAGTGCCAAGGCCTCGGTCTCAGGGACCTAAAGACAGGCCCTGCTCTTGGCAGCTGGCTCGGGCAGAGGGCCCACCCACCACACAGTCCTGGGGCTGCCCCACCTGCAGCCCCAACCCCTCCACGACTACTTCCCCTTCTAATGACCAGGAGGGCAAGAACCCAGAGAGTTTCTGTAATCATTTGGGGAAAATGAGAAACGTAAACACTCACCTCCCCATGTTACCCTCCACCCCTCAGGAGTGGGCACTGGCTTACATTGCAAGAT is part of the Symphalangus syndactylus isolate Jambi chromosome 18, NHGRI_mSymSyn1-v2.1_pri, whole genome shotgun sequence genome and harbors:
- the TRMT2A gene encoding tRNA (uracil-5-)-methyltransferase homolog A isoform X2; protein product: MSENLDNEGPKPMESCGQESSSALSCPTVSVPPAAPAALEEVEKEGAGAATGPGPQPGLYSYIRDDLFTSEIFKLELQNVPRHASFSDVRRFLGRFGLQPHKTKLFGQPPCAFVTFRSAAERDKALRVLHGALWKGRPLSVRLARPKADPMARRRRQEGESEPPVTRVADVVTPLWTVPYAEQLERKQLECEQVLQKLAKEIGSTNRALLPWLLEQRHKHNKACCPLEGVRPSPQQTEYRNKCEFLVGVGVDGEDNTVGCRLGKYKGGTCAVAAPFDTVHIPEATKQVVKAFQEFIRSTPYSAYDPETYTGHWKQLTVRTSRRRQAMAIAYFHPQKLSPEELAELKASLAQHFTAGPGRASGVTCLYFVEEGQRKTPSQEGLPLEHVAGDRCIHEDLLGLTFRISPHAFFQVNTPAAEVLYTVIQDWAQLDAGSTVLDVCCGTGTIGLALARKVKRVIGVELCPEAVEDARVNAQDNELSNVEFHCGRAEDLVPTLVSRLASQHLVAILDPPRAGLHSKVILAIRRAENLRRLLYVSCNPRAAMGNFVDLCRAPSNRVKGIPFRPVKAVPVDLFPQTPHCEMLILFERVEHPNGTGVLGPHSPPAQPTPGPPDDTQETGAFPSS
- the TRMT2A gene encoding tRNA (uracil-5-)-methyltransferase homolog A isoform X1, giving the protein MSENLDNEGPKPMESCGQESSSALSCPTVSVPPAAPAALEEVEKEGAGAATGPGPQPGLYSYIRDDLFTSEIFKLELQNVPRHASFSDVRRFLGRFGLQPHKTKLFGQPPCAFVTFRSAAERDKALRVLHGALWKGRPLSVRLARPKADPMARRRRQEGESEPPVTRVADVVTPLWTVPYAEQLERKQLECEQVLQKLAKEIGSTNRALLPWLLEQRHKHNKACCPLEGVRPSPQQTEYRNKCEFLVGVGVDGEDNTVGCRLGKYKGGTCAVAAPFDTVHIPEATKQVVKAFQEFIRSTPYSAYDPETYTGHWKQLTVRTSRRRQAMAIAYFHPQKLSPEELAELKASLAQHFTAGPGRASGVTCLYFVEEGQRKTPSQEGLPLEHVAGDRCIHEDLLGLTFRISPHAFFQVNTPAAEVLYTVIQDWAQLDAGSTVLDVCCGTGTIGLALARGPMHSPPWVGRHHAFLFQKVKRVIGVELCPEAVEDARVNAQDNELSNVEFHCGRAEDLVPTLVSRLASQHLVAILDPPRAGLHSKVILAIRRAENLRRLLYVSCNPRAAMGNFVDLCRAPSNRVKGIPFRPVKAVPVDLFPQTPHCEMLILFERVEHPNGTGVLGPHSPPAQPTPGPPDDTQETGAFPSS